From a region of the Haloferax volcanii DS2 genome:
- a CDS encoding DUF7385 family protein — MNDEELDELRSSLTPYESNGGVTTYQNTVSIACPACEKPFDDLVVCENDYNSLELSMMLDLCVTQHDGDVLLFTHKQEE; from the coding sequence ATGAACGACGAGGAACTCGACGAACTCCGGTCGTCGCTCACGCCCTACGAGTCCAACGGCGGCGTCACCACCTACCAAAACACCGTCTCTATCGCCTGTCCGGCGTGCGAGAAGCCGTTCGACGACTTGGTCGTCTGCGAGAACGACTACAACAGCCTCGAACTGAGCATGATGCTCGACCTCTGTGTGACCCAACACGACGGCGACGTGCTCCTGTTCACGCACAAACAAGAGGAGTAA